The sequence below is a genomic window from Oncorhynchus nerka isolate Pitt River linkage group LG7, Oner_Uvic_2.0, whole genome shotgun sequence.
ACAGAAGTCTGTGACCAGTGGGTAGGCCTTTTTAAAACATCGGCATCTACTGGGAGCATTTACCGGTAGGATTCAGGTGCTCGAAAACCCAATTAGAAAAAAGCTTGAAACCCCCATTAGATTTTTGCCCAAAGTtcagaagaaaaaaataaaactaaacatatattttttttaactttagTTCGTTTTTGAAGTCAAAGATAATAGTTTCAGTTTTTGTTTTTCAAATGCGTTTTGTTTTATTTATATTTCAGTTCACTAAATTGTCACTTGAAAaggttgtttttattttattttcagttttcatttactatactgaacaaaaatataaacgcatgtaaagggttggtcccatgtttcatgagctgaaataaaatatcccagaaacgattccatacacacaaaaagcttatttctctcagattttgtgCAACAAAAATAATCTATCCCTGGTAGGGATCATTTTAGAGATTTTAGTAGTATGTCCAACcgtcctcacaaccgcagaccacgtgtaaccacgccagccaagGACCTCCACATGCTGGAaatgtgtgctcttcacagatgaatcccagtttcaactgtaccgggcagatagcagacagtgtgtatggtgtagtgtggttgagtggtttgctgatgtcaatgttgtgaacagagtgccccatggtggcggtgggttatggtatgggcatgcataagctacggacaacgaacacaattgcattttatcgatggcaatttgaatgcacagagatacgatgatgagatcctgaggcccgttgtcatgccattcatccgccgccatcacctcatgtttcagcatgaaatgCACGGCCCCGTGTCACAAGgatttgtacacaattcctggaagctgaaaacatcccagttcttccatactcaccagacatggcactcattgagcatgtttgggatgctctggatcgatgtgtacggcAGCGTGTTCCAATTCCCACCAATAACcatcaactttgcacagccattaagatgagtgggacaacattccacaggccacaatcaaaagcctgatcaactctatgcgaaggagatgtgttgcgctgcatgaggcaaatagtggtcacaccagatactgactggttttctgatccacgcccctactttgttaaggtatctgtgaccaacagatgcatatctgtattcccagtcctgtgaaatccatagaatagggcctaatggatttatttcaattgactgtcttccttatatgaactgtaattgttgcatgttgtgtttatatttttgttctgtgtatAATAACCTTGTGTGaccattgagcaagttgaggaagctaaactcctaggtataacaTTGGATAGTCGTATTGACAaagttgtaaagatggggaggggtCCGTCTGTTATAAAAACATGTTCTGCGTTTTTGACACAAAAATCTACTGGACTAGTTGTTCAAGATCTGGTCTTGtcccatcttgattactgtccgGTAATAGAGTCAAGTGCAGAAAAGAAATATCTAtcaaagctgcagctggctcaaCACAGAGCAGCACACCTAGTCCTTAACTGCACAcacagaactaacatcaacaacatgcatgccagtctttcctgtttgaggtttgaTGAGAGATTAACTACGTTTCTTCTAGTTTTTATGAGAAATGTTACTGTGATGAAAATTCCAGATTGTCTGcataatcaaataacattcagctcagacacccataaaTACCCcataagacatgccaccaggggtctcttcagacacccataAATAACCcataagacatgccaccaggggtctcttcacagtccccatgtcCAAAACGAATCCACGGCAaagcacagtattatacagagacatgatcgCATAGAAATCTCCAATTTCTCAAGCAAACAACCAAACGACCTTTATAAAACATCTAATGGAACTACAGGGACAGTGTGgggacacaaacacacgcacacacagacacacaaattatttttgttgttgtattgtttgtataaaaaaaaaattgtattgaTTTTATATGATTGTATTTCAAatgtgtgtgactgtccttgtctatcagtgtattgttacttttcatgttttgtgttttgtgtggaccccatgaagagtagctgctgcttctgcaaaagctaatggggacacaaataaacaaatcaataaacaaataaacaaacaaaaccagggaatttattgggATCAACACTGTTTGTTAATGTGTACTGCAGCTAGAGACAGACGTACTACAGTCATAGACAAAGCTGGATAGATTTCAACGCTATAGGGCAGCCTACTTGAGAATGGTTTATGTCAGTAAAACACACTGTATATACGGTATCCTAGTGAACCTCAAGCAGTTATTGCTAAGAGGCTCCTGGTACAGTGCATCCCTCATAATTTGAGACTGTTGTTGTCATGACAGAACAGAACCCTTTGGAGAGAGCTTTAGAATTGAAAAGGAAACCATGACAGCCATGTGTGTAGGCCTACTGAGGACAGTATGCATAAATAAGTACAGTATGCTCCAACATTGTTGCAGTTCTCTGTCTAATGTTTTAAACAGATTGATCAAGATTGCACCTGCTAATGTGCAAAGTCCACTAACATACATTTTCCTTCACTTCCACACCTCAGATAATCTGAATCTAATGATGTCATGTCCCCAAAAAACTATAATTACTGTATAGCTGATTAATATTTGGCAAGAACAAGCACAATTCATCATTTGCGCAAAGTACAGAAGACCAGACTATTTATCTGAAATATAGCTTTCATAGTTTATGCAATCGATCGTTGCACCAATCTGTGTTTAATTTTTGCACAATTTAAATTTAGACTTCTATGCTTAGTTCTCCCCCTATTttactgtctctcgctctttcttaccatctctatctgtctcttccccccctccctctgactctgtccctccctcccctcaagaAAACAGGTGCAAGGAGAATGAGTGTCACCCTCTCTTTTCCGGaataacccctctcctctcctctcacccctccacccccacctttCCCGCATCCATAGCCAAGCATGCTGAGTAATTCCTTCTGTGTCCATGAATGCGTCTTCGGTAAGGAGAGCAAATTTAGCCAGACCTCCACGTGAAAGTGTATGTGGTATCGCTCAGTCACAATCCTCCCTCAACCTTACTCAGAGGACTGGGTTGAGTGCTTTTTTCTGGCTTGCCAGGAGTGCCAGGTGGGCAGGTTTGCCCTTTTGGGTCTATTCTATTGGGTCTATTCATCAGAAGGTATTCTCACCACTTgacctttcccacattttgttgtgttacacagtgggattaaaatgtattATGGAAGCCTGTatcttgtagtgactgggtgtactgacacaacatccaaagtgtaattcatttcagcttttcattcatTTGTCAAATGTTTTAAAAGCATCATTCtacattgacattatggggtattgtgtgtagatgagtgacACAAAATCTAGAATGTAtccatttaaattcaggctgtaacaacaatcatttggaaaaagtcaggggtgtgaatactttctgaaggcactgctcTGCCGTATGCCTTCAGAAAGATAGTATGGGAAATGAATAAGTCAAAATAATATTCTCATTGTATACTTTAGAACTTAAGTTGGTTCACACTGTACACAACATGTATGCAAAAGTTAAAGATTTGAAGTATCATCCATCCTTAAGCATCTCTGACCTTCCTCAATGTTGACTTAACTGGGCACCTGAGGGATGAATGTACATGTAATTATCAGTGGCCCATCATCAGAATCATCATCATAATCAAACGTGTTTAATTAAGAGCTGAAGGATAGACTGACAGCACCTCATCACCCCTCACACCGAAGGaaatctgtaaaaaaaaatcacGTCTGTGGAATGTTACATTTATAAAGTCAGTTTGCAACTGTAATTAAGTGTCAAACTCCTGAATAATGTTAAACATTCGAGTAGGCCTATTCTCAAAGAAATCAACGACAGAACAGTGAAATAGGCTTGATTTTGCGGCTGTTTAAAAACAAATTTGCTGCAAATCTACATAGTTTAGTAACGATTTGCGTTCACTACTTGGTCAATTGATTTGATGATTAAATCTATGCAAATAAATTATATGAATTGATAGTTCCGCCCTCTGTTTTCTTTTATTCTGTAATAGGCATGCTGTAATATGTATTCAAGCGAACCACATCTCATTTTATCGAGCACTGTCCTTTTAGAACCATGAAGGGTGTTCTAATCGCTTAAAATAACACTCATCTAGATCTGTTGCCTACGCTCAATAGTCCTACTCATCACTTTATTACGAACAGAAGTATATCACTTCTCACAATGGTGCTTGTTTAgtaaagttagatcaaagctgaatcaatgtcttgCAAGATAACATAACGATTAATTAGTATTTTATGTAACAGAACCGAATAGCATAGCAGGCCTACAACATTACTTTTACACTAAAAACATCAGATTTCTAAAGAGATTTTAGGATGGTTAGCTAAACCtgaattgtaaaaaaataaataaagcatCATGAGACAAAACTCAGAGCCACTATGCAAGATATATGGTTTGATTCGCTCACGAAACAGTAATTCAAGAAGATTGAAATGCATAGGCTATTCCCATGACACTGATTGAGATCCATCAAATGATTGGCATGCAGATGCAGTTTCACCATTAAAACGTGAAAAATGATCAGTCATGATTGACATTGATGATGGCGTATTTTGAAATCAGTTATGCCTAACTTGGGGTTTGAGGGTATTGAAAATATACACTTTTCTTGAGACACAATGTGTGGGCATAGGCAGACATTGCAATTGCAAGATGCATTTTATGCATATTTTAtaacagggctctccaaccctgttcctggagagctgccatactgtaggttttcattccaagcATAATCTagtgcacctgattctaataattaggtGGTTTATAGAATGAATCGGGTTAGTTACAACTTAGTTTGGAACAAAACCCTACAGGACCGTAGCACTCCAGGAAATGGGGTTGGAGTGCAATGATAGGTAATTCAATAGGCTACATCTGTCAGTACAAACTTTGATTGAGGAAATTATGACTTCATTTACATATTTTTTTGCACACCCTCATCTAAAAAAAAATATCACTACACCACTGCAAGTAAGATCTGTGGTAGGTCTGTAGCCGGTGGTGCCTGTGTTCCCCGCTGACTTCATCCTTCTGAGCAGAGGTCAAAATGCAACAGTCCGTGCTCATTAGGAACAGGGTAAATAAAGGACATTGAATGACAGCACCATTGACAACTCCTCCGTTCACCCGGAGATTTCGTTCCACTATTTTGATCTGCCGATAACAACATTTTAGCCTTCTTCTCCATTTACATTGTTTCATAGCCTATACATGGATTAGTCTACACTGTAATTCATTAAACTGACTGGATTATTTTACTGCACCTGCATTGCAATCCAATGCATGCACAATTTATGCAATAAACTGATATATATTGTGGCACtgtacatctttttttttttgggggggggggggctgtgcgACAGAAGGCTATATCAGTCCGCTTAAACAGGactagtgcattacttttgtgaGGAAAACAACtaacaatatatacagtgccagtcaaaagtttggacactcctactcattcaagggtttttcttaatttgtactattttctacattgtagaataatagtgaagacatcaaaactatgaaataacaaatatggaatcgtttagtaaccaataaagtgttaaacaaatgaaaatgtattttatatttgaaattcttcaaagtagccaccctttgccttaatgacaactttgcacactcttggcattctctcaaccagcttcatgaggtagtcacatggaatgctttttgaaggacttcccacaatgtagaaaatagtttaaaaaataaacaaaaacccttgaatgagtagatgagtccaaacgtttgactggcactgtatatatagcccTATATTATTCATATGacatttttcagggggtgctacagcaccctcagcacccctgaTTCCCACGGCTATGGAGATATGGTGTTTACGAGAATCTACAATGTTAACTTAATGAGAATGATAATTTGTCAGCTCAAAGAAGGCAACCCTGACCCCTTCAATAGCATCATCTCCCACCGGACACCATTGCGCTACTCCCCCAGGGTGCTATATCCTCTGAAGGAATGATATTGGTCCCCAAGCACACCAGAAAAGGTGGATAATTCGCGTGTATTTCATATTAACTTGCCTTTAAGACTGGTCGTTCCCATTGTAAATGAATGCATTAATAATAGTATGTGATATTTTACATGTTGCCTCACTTAACTTACTTTCTGACTCTCTTAACTTCCTGCATGTCCAAATATAATATTTAGCCTATAGGCATACTTTGTTAGTTGCTGCTGCCATATAAAGAAGGAAGGACTCAATAAACTCCCTCTGGGCCTGTCGGGTGGGTGTGTGCTCGAGCTCTGTCCAGCTTCATTTCTGTTTACACCAGTACAGGCTCACTTCTTGGCGGCCTGCACGCCTCCTCACCTCTGGAGAATGGAGCGCGGCCCAGTGCACGACCCGGCCTGCCAGCGGGGATTTACTGATTGGCGCTCTGCCCGGCTGCAAGCAGTCTAGTTCGCTCGGTTCTCACGACCTCAGCACCACAAAGGCATCTCTGAACTATTAACTTAGACACGCAGGCACAAGGAACAAGGAACAGCCGCAGAGCCCACACACTGCCAACTTGTGTTTCAGTTATGCCTCTGTGCAGAAGCAGCCTGTTATACATTGCTGGCTGGAagtttcagaatgccattttcggAGAGTGTCATTGAAGGGGCACCGAGAGAAAAGTAAAAAAGAAACTACATAAATGAACAAAACACAAATGTCATGGTTATTGTCATAAATTCAAATACAGTTAAACGGTCAAACAGGCATCATCCCCAGTCCATGAGATACCAACTTCTCATTATTAAATATGGATAAGCTAAAATGGAACATTTTACGCACGATGAGTTGTATTGGCAATCCAATTGGAAAAATAGGTGTTCTAATAACATTATTATAGGCTATAGTGAAAAGATATGTTTATGTACTTTCGAGTCCAAATGCTCAACATAAATAGTCCAAAAAAAATGCTGCCAAGACGCATTCATTCTATTATGGACATAATATTTGACTTTACGACCTATGTGCGGTGCACTCGCACTGGCGTGAGTCGACTGTTGAGCCTATCTGACCAGCGGTAAAGCGGAcctgtcatgccaaatagtgTCCCCCGCCCAAATAGTGTCCGACTCTGCGTCACAATGGGATTCTATTGCTAGGGCTGATGATAAATTTGCACAAGTCTAAACGGATTACGTAACGAACCAAAGCGTCCGTTTCTATGCTGGTTGCTTGTCTCTATTTTACCTCGTAGCGGTAGCGAAGGCAGGAGGACGCTGATCGTTCTAGTTCTATTTCACCTCAAGCGCTCTCTCAGTCCGAGCAAAAGGATTACCTCACAATTGCTCTCCAATGACGGTGTTTTTGACGGTGACAACCTGTTGACTACCTGCTGCTTCAGAGGACCGAAAAGACTGGAAAGAGAACACTCTTTCTGTATTTGGCATGACATGCCCTCTGAATCCAAGTGGCTGACACATGCCGCCCGCCACAGCAACACGTCCCCCAGTTCCGGAACGCACTCACTGGGGAAAGATACGTTTACATCCAGGGATAACatggagaaagacggagagagagggagagagagagagagaggggcgagaaagaaagagggcgagagagagagagagagtttgaatTGGCTGGAGAGATGAGGGTGCTATTTTGTCTAATTCAAGAGTTATTTGGAACATGAATCCATACTTCAAAAGGAAATTTCGAATTTAACATGTATTATGTCAATTCAAAGTCATGAGGTCCAAGAGAACTGCTTTGATCAATTCAACTCTTCCATCCAATTTACCCGCCAAGGCACTAAACTCCCCATTTTCCCTCGTTTTCCGCTATTCACTTATGCCTACATGGGTTAACTGAACAATGGTTGCACAAAAGGAAGCGAGGATCCTTCCATATTCTCATTTCAGCGAGGCAATCTGTTAGTGACATTAACCCCAAAGCGCATTTCCCAGGCTCATGAATAGGGTTTTAGACTTCTTAGAGATCCCGCTGCATACAGGATGAGACCCCTTTCAAACTTGTAATTACCTTTTTGCAAAAGAAAAAATACACCCCCGCCATTGTCATTTCAACCCATTCTGCATTTTAGAGGACACCGGAATGACTAACTTCCCGCCACAGTTAAGAAAAATTGTAAACAAATGAATTGTCAGGACTTTCACCATCCTATCTCACTAGGGATGAAGATTACAGGGTCGTTTTTGGCCTATAACTACTAAACCTGCACTGATATGAGCCTAGACCCTGACAGACATTAGGCCTATATCTGATGTTCAACTGGCTATTCAACTTTTACACACAAGACTAAACAAGAAGATAGCCTACTTAATATTTACTTTTACACAGGGCCCTTATAGAAACAAGAAATCCTAAACCTGTATAACTATGTTCTAAGTGTAAAGTaactaagtaaaaatactttgaagtagcCTACTACTTAtcgttttgggggtatctgtaatttactatttatatttgacaacttttactccactacagtCCTAAAGAAAATGTTAACTTTTTACTGAAATACATTTTTCCTCATGGCCAAAagttacatttcgaatgcttagctggacaggaaaatggtccaattcacgcgtTAATCAAGATAACATGtgttcatccctactgcctctgatctggctgactcactaaacacaaatgcttcgtttgtaaattaatAGATATATAGCCCTCggctatataaaaaaaaaaaaacgtactCTGGTTTTCTTAGTATAAGGCATTTTAAAAGATTTATAGCATTTACTTTTATGTTTGATACTTAAGCATATTTAAAACCAGATAGCCTACTTTTAGTCAAGTAGTTTttaacttttacttgagtcattttctattaaggtatctttacttttactaaagtatgacaattgggtacttttttcacCACTGTAAGGGTTATAGCAGTGATATAGAAGTGAAGACAAAATTGTTAATTTCTGACAATTGATTTATTAGGTCAATGGGCCACTGCCCAACATCAATTTCCAAACATAAACGACAAAACAATATAAAAACACACAGCTTTGGTATAACAATCAATATCAACTTTGTACAAAACTAAATATTTCCATAAAAAGTACTTCATCACAAACATTAAATCTTCCATTGCATGGACACTATATTTATCACCAACATCCAAATTTTGGAATCAGCCAATAACTTAAACAAACGTTTACCGTGTCCAACAAATGAAACGATGTCCCCTAGAACGGAACTATTTACTTAATGAAAACAATTTTCATTATTGTAGAGTCCATTTCAACCAAACTACCAGGGTCGCCAAACAGCCTCAGTGCTCTCCGAACCAGTGCTGACACCGACAGGGCTGACGGCCTGAGAAACACCGACGAATGATGTCATCCCATGGACTGGGGATGATGCTGTTGGCGCAGAGCTGCAGTGGACAGGACTGGCGTTAACCGACATAGGTACACCTGCGTTAGCATACAGAGGGATGACTGGGGTTGATGCTGAGGCGAATGCAGGGTTGGGAATAAGAAAGGCAAACTGTCCATCGGTGGCAGGCACAAGCTGGAACCCCCCGAAAACTTTTGGAGACAAGGCTTCCACGGTGCTGAGTTTGGAACCCATAGAGACACTGCTGGGCACGGTAGAAGGTAGCTGCACGTGAAGAGGCTGCGCAAGGTGAGCCTGTTGAGTTGGGGTTGGCTGTGAGTAGTTCATGGCGATCATCTGGCCTAGGGAACCTGACAGGTGGTTGAGAAGCCGCGACTTCACCTCCGTGTTCACCCCCTCGCTGGTGGACAAGAAGCGAGTGACCTCGTTCATGCATTCGTTGAATCCCGCCCGGTATTTACTGAGGACAGTATTGTCTGCTGACAACGCTGCTGAGGAAAAAGAAAATGAGAGCATTAGAAATCGTGTCTATTCGATGAGAATGTAAAAATGAAGTGTTGACCAGATGTCAAATGAGATATTCGCATTGCAATTTACCAGTCATCTGCACACGCTGTAAATTCCGTAAATGCTTCACTGTCATTTCCAGAATATCGGCTTTCTCCAATTTAGAATGTCTGGAACTCTGTGGATAAGAACATAGCAAAGTTAAGGAGTGTGCATTAATACCACATTAAATCCCAGGAATAATGAACTAAACAGTGATTTTCAATTGTGAAATCACTTTGACTTACATCTTTTTTAAGTGCATCGAGGATGAGTGTCTTGAGTTGGCCAAGGCTTTCGTTTATCCTCGCTCTCCTACGTTTCTCCATGATTGGCTTTGAGGActgcaaaataaatgtttttgcaTGTTCATGGATAATTGCATGTTCATGGATCATTCTGAGTATCTCACAAGTAAAATGTCGTTAGCCTACCTACAGTTTAATTTGCAACAACATTAGCCTAGCATAGCAGGTCTATGCTGAATATTAATTTATTAATTTTAAATCCATAGGCAGTTTTAGAAGTGTACCTTTCTATGCTCGCTGGCATTCTTGGGTTTGTCTGGAGTATGGGAAGCATTTGCAGGTGCACCAGCAATAGGGGATGCCGTTTGTTTCTCCATGGTGTCGGCTGGCATTTTGGATTAAATGACCTCCTCCGGCAGATAGAAAAAATATATCCTTTTGGAGACGTTGGAAAATATTTCTGCTTCTTTATGTTCAAGATCAAATTGTAACCAGTGTGAAAGATATCCTACGACAGTCACGCAGAAGTGAGCAAGTCCCACTGATCAGCTGTATCACTCGCGAGTATAAGAGAGTGCGCTGTGCCAAGCTACGTTGGGCAGGTCGAGTCTGCTCTGCTGCCGACACACGCCAGCCGTACTTATAGACGGTTCGCATGCTCCCAGTTCGTGTGAAACCCTCTCTGCATTCTTTCCCACACTCGTCTCAGCCAATGGGCGTGCGGACTCACCCATTGGGCGCGGGGCAGACTGCTGATTGGACAACACCCCCGCGGGCTGTCAGTCACGCGCTGCTCAATCGGCACTGGAGGGACAAACAACAAAGCGGCGAGTGCAGTCGGTCTGTCTGTGAAGTGATAAGGCGAATTGGGGGAATGCGCTGGCGGTTTACTTCCAACTTCTTCATACCCTTAAAAAAATGTATGCTTTTTGTGTTCACAAATATTCACGATGCTTAAAGATACTGTATTTTACAAAGCCTCACCATGCTATTAATACTATGTTGATATAACTTGCCTACCTTTGAAATAATGTTGCATGTCTATTTTTTCAATCGTTTCTATAGGTCTATcccaaatgtaaaaaataaatactttttttccaatGGGACGAAGGCAAAACTATACCCTACAttcaaaaagtgtgtgtgagtttaATACTAAAGTACCCAATAAATACATTTAGACTATTTTAATATTCACTGATGCAAATGCTTAAAATGCATCTATATTTGGATAAACATGAGGGTTGTAATAACTATACATTAATACTTCAATGATATAGGTTAATATTTCAGTATAGCTGTTCACTTCGTCTTAACCTAttaattattagtattattattttaGCAGTAGCTAGGCCTAATCCAGAGATCCAATTGCGCCTCAGAAAAACAACTGTAATGGCACGCGAGGCTGTTTGCAGGGGCACGCAGTCAACCAATGGCAGGCTGACACTTTATGCAGATCTAACTGAGCTACGTCTTATTGGCTGTATGAACATCTAAGTGCCAATCATTCCAGCGCGGAAGCTGTGAAGGGTGCGGAGGAAGAGCGATGCGACATCTGTCCGCTTGCCAGTCGCACTGTGTGCGCCTGCTCAGTACACTTGAGCCTCCACTGAGCACGTGCCGAAACGGATTTCCCTTATTACAGCCTAGAGGGGGACTTTTCAttggatccttgggacgtccctaccctatTGAAGTTGACGCTGAAAATGATTCGGgttagataagggttaaggttagggtaagggttatgaTTAGGATTTAGTGTAGGGACGTCCCAGGGATCTCAGATAGCACTGACCCTTTTCTTCCCGAACTCGTTAATTCCTATATGGAGGAACTCGTTAATTCCTCTATGGAGAATGGAAGCCATTTGGTTTAGGGTTATGATTAGGGTTTCgtgtagggacgtcccaaggatctcAGATAGCACTGACCCTTTTCTTCCCGAACTCGTTAATTCCTCTATGGAGAATGGAAGCCATTTGGCCTAGGCTACAAAACAATGCAGGTCACACAACACATTGAAAGCAGAAATATCATAACAGAAAATAATAGTATTATGGAATAACCTAACATAATAGCATAAGTAATATATAACTTTTGAAATTTACAAGGATAATGTGGTGAGAGCCTGAGTTTGAAGGAAAAGGGCGCCATCTACTGACTAATTTCTTCTGGTTTCTCAAATCCAGAATTGACAACAGCGAGCTATGTGCCGTTGACCATAGATGTTCAGCGGTTTACCTCTCAAACGAAGAGTGTAAATGAAGTATCAACAGCTAGGCTATAGGCCTAATCATGGATGACTGGCATGAGAATGACTATAATGTGTTCTTTTTTTAGCAAACATTTCTTAGATGGGGGGAGTACAGCTTATTTTTGTGCATTCAGTACTTATTGGTTACATAATGAATGAATTAATGAAAAATCGCAAGAGGGAAAGGAAGCACCCTATATTTGATGTCGACAAGTAAGCCTATCACTTGTCTACAGTGTATGTATACCACAGATGTATTTCTGACGTACTCCACACATGCTCACAAATAATGTGTTTCTGCTTACATTGGCCACAAGGTGGCACAGTGAAGCCCAACTCACTAGTTGAATCATTACAATTATGATAAAACTGTATACCCCGCTAACAGGCCTAGATTCTTGTGGATTTAATTAACAGAGTAATGGGCAATTCCATGGTTACATAGTGACACTGAGACTCTGATCTTTCACCTTGAAATGTATGTGAAACAAAAACCAATGATTTTAAAGTTAAACAAACTATATAAATTAATGCACAAGTACAACTTTGAACAATTTCCATagaacattaaaaaaaaacatttacttgaagaacattgcggatgcaaagtttggtaacagaattacggTTTGTGTTGTTTGTACCATtgttctgttaccaaactttgtatCTGCACTTTGCAAtcattgttttttgtttgacatagATTTTAAAGGGAAAAATTGGAGTCTTATAGTGTCACTCTGTTACTGTGGAATTACCCTAATCTTAAAACCCCTGTCTGAGTCCATGATCCAGAGTTCACCACAAGTTTATTGACAAGTACCAAATGTAATAAAAGTTTGTTAAGCCTTAGTCCTGCATATT
It includes:
- the LOC115132801 gene encoding transcription factor HES-4-B-like isoform X1; this encodes MPADTMEKQTASPIAGAPANASHTPDKPKNASEHRKSSKPIMEKRRRARINESLGQLKTLILDALKKDSSRHSKLEKADILEMTVKHLRNLQRVQMTAALSADNTVLSKYRAGFNECMNEVTRFLSTSEGVNTEVKSRLLNHLSGSLGQMIAMNYSQPTPTQQAHLAQPLHVQLPSTVPSSVSMGSKLSTVEALSPKVFGGFQLVPATDGQFAFLIPNPAFASASTPVIPLYANAGVPMSVNASPVHCSSAPTASSPVHGMTSFVGVSQAVSPVGVSTGSESTEAVWRPW
- the LOC115132801 gene encoding transcription factor HES-4-B-like isoform X2, encoding MPADTMEKQTASPIAGAPANASHTPDKPKNASEHRKSSKPIMEKRRRARINESLGQLKTLILDALKKDSSRHSKLEKADILEMTVKHLRNLQRVQMTALSADNTVLSKYRAGFNECMNEVTRFLSTSEGVNTEVKSRLLNHLSGSLGQMIAMNYSQPTPTQQAHLAQPLHVQLPSTVPSSVSMGSKLSTVEALSPKVFGGFQLVPATDGQFAFLIPNPAFASASTPVIPLYANAGVPMSVNASPVHCSSAPTASSPVHGMTSFVGVSQAVSPVGVSTGSESTEAVWRPW